From the Gallaecimonas mangrovi genome, one window contains:
- a CDS encoding sensor histidine kinase has protein sequence MRDDVRADALLAELQQESPRGKLKIFLGAAPGVGKTYAMLQAVKPLQQQGLDVLIGVVETHGRQETGQLLDNLDIMPRKSQLHRGQRLEEMDLDAILARRPQLAVVDELAHSNAPGCRHQKRYQDVEELLAAGIDVYSTLNVQHLESLNDLVWQLTGVRVKETLPDQMLLNADSLVLIDLPPLELLARLNEGKVYVPAQARVALQAFFSLANLTALRELAMQAAASHVEGHMQLQWLAQGKEVVPLRGKLMVCIGRGSQGLSLIRHGHRIALRRQLPWLVLHVDKSGKADASLAKALALASQLGAKVLTLSSPNVGAAILDTAQSQHVSQLLVGKPSKPWWRRSLVRYLMSQALSLELTLVDVKASDQPSNELAKPRPAIWQIGLSALCMVAVTILALALKPWLPASAMPLFYVLGVLATALSTGVVPAMLAALLGFLSFNFFFTAPYYTLLVANDSDLLTLLVLLVVGLAAGRLAAKQRQQLVGLRESHRIGAALLGLSQSLASAHSSEEVLQLGAQAIADALASSAVAVDKLEVCHAGPSQIFTATDRAALHWCLSHQQLAGRFTQTLNAAQVQFHPLSDSLALAIGLSEPLTSNADRQLQAMLADLRAALARVELDLRLQQSEFQAETDRMRAALLSSVSHDLKTPLASIMGASTTLLDYYDKLDEGERRELQFSILQESQRLHGYIQSLLDMTRLGQPDFQLKRQWVALEQLLTRASKRLAAALSQHPLILNLGLPTPQLYVHEALMEQVLVNVLDNAARYSPVHSPIEVRAVLAEPDLLIDVLDKGAGIKDEDRTRIFDLFYTQPVGDSGSRGTGLGLAISRAMIEAHGGKIWAFPGSNQIGTCIRIALPLALNAPEPQ, from the coding sequence ATGCGCGATGATGTCCGCGCTGATGCGCTGCTGGCAGAACTGCAACAAGAGTCACCACGCGGCAAGTTGAAAATCTTTTTAGGTGCCGCGCCCGGGGTTGGTAAAACTTATGCCATGCTCCAGGCCGTCAAGCCCTTGCAACAGCAAGGGCTTGACGTGCTGATAGGGGTAGTGGAAACCCATGGCCGCCAGGAAACGGGGCAACTGCTCGATAACCTCGACATTATGCCGCGAAAGTCTCAACTGCACCGTGGCCAGCGTCTCGAAGAAATGGACCTTGATGCCATCTTAGCCCGCCGCCCGCAGCTGGCAGTGGTGGACGAGTTGGCACATTCCAATGCACCGGGCTGTCGCCACCAAAAGCGTTATCAGGACGTAGAAGAGCTACTGGCCGCCGGTATTGATGTTTACAGCACCCTTAATGTGCAGCATTTGGAAAGCCTGAACGATTTGGTATGGCAGCTGACTGGGGTCAGGGTCAAAGAAACCCTGCCTGACCAAATGCTGCTTAATGCCGATAGTCTGGTGCTGATTGATTTACCCCCTTTGGAGCTGTTGGCTCGCCTTAATGAAGGCAAAGTCTATGTGCCGGCTCAGGCCAGGGTTGCCTTGCAGGCCTTTTTTTCCCTCGCCAATCTCACTGCCCTGCGGGAATTGGCCATGCAGGCCGCTGCCAGTCACGTAGAAGGGCATATGCAATTGCAGTGGCTGGCACAAGGTAAGGAAGTGGTACCGCTAAGAGGCAAGTTGATGGTTTGCATTGGCCGTGGCAGCCAAGGGCTTAGTTTGATCCGCCATGGCCACCGTATTGCCCTGCGCCGCCAGCTGCCTTGGCTGGTGCTGCACGTGGATAAAAGTGGCAAGGCCGACGCCAGCTTGGCAAAGGCGTTGGCACTGGCTTCGCAGCTTGGTGCCAAGGTGCTTACCTTATCCAGCCCCAATGTTGGCGCCGCGATTCTTGATACCGCCCAGAGCCAGCACGTGTCGCAGCTGCTGGTGGGTAAACCAAGCAAACCCTGGTGGCGCCGTTCCCTGGTGCGTTATTTGATGAGCCAGGCATTGTCATTAGAATTGACCTTGGTAGACGTTAAGGCCAGCGACCAGCCCTCCAACGAGTTGGCTAAGCCCCGCCCCGCCATCTGGCAGATAGGGCTTAGTGCCCTTTGCATGGTGGCCGTTACCATACTGGCTTTAGCCTTAAAGCCTTGGTTACCGGCTAGTGCCATGCCACTTTTCTATGTACTTGGGGTGCTAGCCACTGCGCTTTCCACCGGCGTGGTCCCCGCCATGCTGGCGGCACTGCTGGGCTTTTTATCATTCAATTTCTTTTTTACCGCGCCTTATTACACCCTGTTGGTGGCAAACGATAGCGACCTATTAACGCTGCTGGTGCTGCTAGTGGTTGGGTTGGCGGCGGGACGGCTTGCCGCCAAGCAGCGTCAACAGTTGGTGGGGCTTCGCGAGTCACATCGTATCGGTGCTGCCCTACTGGGGTTAAGCCAATCGTTGGCCTCGGCACATAGCAGTGAAGAAGTGCTGCAGCTGGGGGCCCAAGCCATAGCCGACGCCCTGGCGAGCTCTGCAGTGGCGGTAGATAAGCTTGAAGTTTGCCACGCAGGGCCTTCGCAAATTTTTACGGCCACCGATAGGGCGGCACTGCATTGGTGTTTGTCACATCAGCAATTGGCTGGGCGCTTTACCCAGACGCTGAATGCCGCCCAAGTGCAGTTTCATCCGTTAAGTGACAGCCTCGCCTTGGCTATTGGCCTTAGCGAGCCATTAACCAGTAACGCTGATCGGCAACTGCAAGCCATGCTGGCCGATCTGCGGGCGGCACTGGCGCGGGTGGAATTGGATCTTCGCCTTCAGCAAAGTGAATTTCAGGCGGAAACCGATAGGATGCGGGCGGCATTGCTGTCTTCGGTGTCGCACGACTTAAAAACACCTCTGGCCAGCATCATGGGGGCTAGCACCACCTTGCTGGACTATTACGACAAGCTGGATGAAGGCGAGCGCCGTGAATTGCAGTTTTCGATTTTGCAAGAATCCCAGCGCCTGCACGGGTACATTCAAAGCCTGTTGGATATGACACGCCTTGGCCAGCCGGATTTTCAGCTTAAACGTCAATGGGTGGCGCTTGAGCAACTGCTGACCCGAGCTTCCAAGCGGCTGGCCGCTGCGCTGAGTCAGCATCCGTTGATACTTAACTTGGGGCTGCCAACGCCGCAACTTTATGTGCATGAAGCCTTGATGGAACAAGTGTTGGTGAACGTGTTGGATAACGCTGCGCGCTATTCGCCGGTGCACAGTCCCATCGAAGTCAGGGCCGTGCTGGCCGAACCTGATCTGTTGATCGATGTACTCGACAAAGGGGCTGGTATCAAAGATGAAGACCGCACTCGCATCTTTGACCTTTTCTACACTCAGCCGGTAGGTGACAGCGGTAGCCGTGGCACCGGCTTGGGGCTGGCTATTTCCAGGGCCATGATTGAGGCCCACGGAGGCAAGATCTGGGCCTTCCCAGGGTCCAACCAAATCGGTACCTGTATTCGCATTGCCTTACCCCTTGCCCTGAACGCGCCGGAGCCACAATGA
- a CDS encoding aldo/keto reductase: protein MEYTKLGSTGLDISKLCLGCMTFGDPNAGAHPWTLNEEQSRPLFRHAVEQGITFFDTANSYSAGSSEQMVGKFLKEFTRREEIVLATKVYFPPGAAGAGAKPNGMGLSRKAIMTEIDASLSRLGTDYVDLYQIHRWDYNTPIEETMAALHDVVKAGKARYIGASSMYAWQFAKAQEVARRNGWSCFVSMQNYLNLLYREEEREMLPLCQDQGIGLMPWSPMARGRLTRPKGETTARSESDSFGQSLYANTEQADGRVIDAVQQVAEARGVPMAQVALAWVLAKPQVSAPIVGASKTAQLDDAVAALALTLSEEERALLEQHYVPHTVTGHQ from the coding sequence ATGGAATACACCAAGCTAGGGTCAACTGGGTTGGATATTTCCAAGTTATGCCTGGGTTGTATGACCTTTGGTGACCCCAATGCCGGCGCGCATCCCTGGACCTTGAACGAAGAACAATCCCGGCCGCTTTTTCGCCATGCAGTTGAGCAAGGCATTACCTTTTTTGATACCGCCAATAGCTATTCAGCGGGCAGTTCTGAACAGATGGTTGGCAAGTTTTTAAAAGAATTTACCCGCCGCGAAGAAATTGTGTTGGCCACCAAGGTGTACTTTCCGCCTGGAGCGGCTGGCGCCGGCGCTAAACCCAATGGTATGGGGCTGTCCCGTAAAGCCATTATGACCGAAATTGACGCCAGCCTTAGCCGCCTTGGCACTGACTATGTCGACCTTTATCAAATCCACCGCTGGGACTACAACACCCCTATCGAAGAAACCATGGCAGCGCTGCACGACGTGGTAAAAGCGGGTAAAGCCCGTTATATCGGCGCTTCATCGATGTACGCCTGGCAATTTGCCAAAGCCCAGGAAGTGGCTCGGCGCAACGGCTGGAGCTGCTTTGTGTCGATGCAAAACTACCTGAATTTGTTGTACCGGGAAGAAGAACGGGAAATGCTGCCCCTTTGCCAGGACCAAGGCATCGGTTTAATGCCCTGGAGCCCCATGGCCCGTGGCCGTTTAACCCGGCCCAAAGGTGAAACCACTGCGCGCTCTGAGTCCGACAGCTTTGGCCAAAGCCTTTATGCCAATACCGAACAGGCTGACGGCAGGGTAATAGACGCCGTGCAGCAAGTTGCCGAGGCCCGTGGCGTGCCCATGGCGCAAGTGGCACTGGCCTGGGTGCTGGCCAAGCCCCAAGTGTCGGCGCCGATTGTTGGCGCCTCGAAAACGGCGCAGCTTGATGACGCCGTGGCCGCACTAGCGCTAACCCTCAGTGAGGAAGAACGGGCGTTACTCGAGCAGCATTACGTGCCCCATACCGTGACGGGGCATCAATAA
- a CDS encoding potassium-transporting ATPase subunit F, with translation MLPILVYSGLFIMNWLYLLVVVGLLCYLGFALVKPEQ, from the coding sequence ATGCTCCCCATCCTTGTTTATTCAGGATTATTCATAATGAACTGGCTTTATCTTCTGGTGGTGGTTGGCCTGCTTTGCTACCTGGGTTTTGCCCTGGTGAAACCGGAGCAATAG
- the kdpA gene encoding potassium-transporting ATPase subunit KdpA encodes MWQQWVYPLIFIVLVLLPAPWLGRYLHWFLEKPNAKGELWLLKVCGTNGAGQDWRRYLGSLLLFNLLGVVLLAAVLMLQGCLPFNPEHKLGLSWPLAINTAVSFVTNTNWQAYSGEAQLSYFSQMFGLTVQNFASAATGIAVAAALFRGLSRQQSQDLGNFWQDLLRVIGYLLLPLSLVFALVLVWQGVPQTFSAYPVAHTLDGGKQILAVGPAASQIAIKQLGTNGGGFFGVNSAYPFENPTALSNWLEMVAILLLPAAMVFAFGRYIKNAGHSRALLSAMLILLVVGLAVAVWQACLPDPALMHASAVGHWEGKESRFGPVLSAIWEVATSAASNGSVNAMHDSFAPLAILVALVNMLLGEVIFGGVGAGIYGLLLFVLLTVFLCGLMVGKTPTYLGKRLGILEMKWVVASMLVMPVGVLVLGGLTLLLPDAQAVLGANGPHGLTRLLYAYASGTGNNGSALAGFNAANNGQCIAIALAMLLGRYGIIVPVLAVAGSLGSASKVEVTDGDFPVTGVLFVSLLVITILIIGGLAFLPALALGPIAEQLTLGAF; translated from the coding sequence ATGTGGCAACAATGGGTTTATCCCCTGATATTTATCGTGCTGGTACTGCTGCCAGCTCCTTGGCTGGGGCGCTATTTGCATTGGTTTTTGGAAAAGCCTAATGCTAAAGGCGAGCTGTGGTTACTGAAGGTATGCGGAACCAACGGTGCTGGCCAAGATTGGCGGCGCTATCTTGGCAGTTTGCTGCTTTTTAATTTACTGGGTGTGGTATTGCTAGCCGCAGTATTGATGCTGCAAGGCTGCCTGCCTTTTAACCCCGAACACAAGCTAGGGTTGTCCTGGCCGCTGGCCATTAACACCGCTGTCAGTTTTGTCACCAACACCAATTGGCAGGCTTACTCGGGAGAAGCACAGCTGTCTTATTTCAGCCAGATGTTTGGGCTGACAGTACAAAACTTTGCTTCTGCTGCCACCGGCATCGCCGTGGCGGCAGCGCTTTTTCGCGGCTTAAGTCGCCAGCAAAGCCAAGACTTGGGGAATTTCTGGCAGGATTTGCTGCGCGTTATCGGCTACCTGTTGTTGCCGTTGTCTTTGGTATTTGCCCTGGTGCTGGTCTGGCAAGGGGTGCCACAAACTTTTAGTGCTTATCCGGTGGCCCACACTCTGGATGGCGGCAAGCAAATTCTGGCGGTAGGTCCTGCCGCGTCGCAAATTGCCATTAAGCAGCTGGGCACCAATGGTGGTGGTTTTTTTGGTGTCAATTCTGCCTATCCCTTTGAAAATCCTACAGCGCTCAGCAACTGGCTGGAGATGGTAGCCATATTGTTGTTGCCTGCCGCTATGGTATTTGCCTTTGGCCGTTACATTAAAAATGCCGGCCATAGCCGGGCCCTGCTGTCTGCCATGCTGATTTTACTGGTGGTGGGGCTGGCGGTCGCTGTCTGGCAAGCCTGTTTACCCGACCCGGCGCTGATGCATGCCTCGGCCGTTGGTCATTGGGAAGGTAAAGAAAGCCGCTTTGGTCCGGTGCTTTCGGCAATATGGGAAGTGGCGACCAGCGCTGCGTCTAATGGCTCTGTTAATGCGATGCACGACAGTTTCGCACCGTTAGCTATCTTGGTGGCGCTGGTTAATATGCTGCTCGGTGAAGTGATCTTTGGTGGTGTCGGCGCAGGCATTTATGGCTTGTTGTTGTTTGTGCTGCTCACGGTGTTTTTGTGCGGCTTAATGGTCGGCAAAACCCCCACTTATCTTGGTAAACGCCTGGGTATCCTCGAAATGAAATGGGTAGTGGCCAGTATGCTGGTGATGCCGGTAGGGGTGTTGGTGCTTGGGGGCCTGACGTTACTTTTACCTGATGCCCAAGCAGTGCTGGGCGCCAATGGCCCCCATGGCCTGACACGTCTTTTATATGCCTATGCCTCCGGCACCGGCAACAATGGCTCGGCCCTTGCCGGTTTTAATGCCGCCAATAACGGGCAATGTATCGCCATCGCCTTGGCTATGTTGCTTGGCCGGTACGGCATCATAGTCCCTGTGTTAGCGGTAGCGGGCAGCCTTGGTTCGGCCAGCAAAGTCGAAGTAACGGACGGTGATTTCCCGGTCACCGGCGTGCTCTTTGTCAGCCTGCTGGTGATCACCATTTTGATCATCGGGGGCTTAGCGTTTTTACCTGCCTTGGCCCTTGGCCCCATCGCCGAACAACTGACTCTGGGAGCATTCTGA
- a CDS encoding potassium-transporting ATPase subunit C, with protein sequence MMIAIRSLLLLSVLLGLGYPMLVTGLAKLLFPFQAAGSLIYNSQGELLGSSLIGQAFDNVGYFHGRPSANHNNGASSAATNLPLDSQARRDFAANLPYRHPALLSRSGSGVDPDLPLAAVIEQIPVVAKARGMNPRQLKTVVMTFAHGGILGPKVVNVFALNRALDKDRHAR encoded by the coding sequence ATGATGATTGCTATTCGTTCACTACTGCTGTTATCCGTGTTGCTTGGTTTGGGTTATCCAATGCTGGTCACTGGCCTTGCCAAACTGTTGTTCCCATTTCAGGCTGCGGGCAGCTTGATATACAACAGTCAGGGTGAACTGCTTGGCTCAAGCCTGATTGGCCAAGCCTTTGACAACGTAGGTTATTTTCACGGCAGGCCATCGGCCAACCATAACAACGGTGCCAGCTCCGCTGCGACTAATTTGCCACTTGATAGTCAGGCGCGCCGCGACTTTGCAGCGAACCTGCCGTACCGGCATCCGGCGCTGCTTAGCCGCAGTGGTTCAGGAGTGGACCCTGACTTACCCCTAGCCGCCGTTATCGAGCAGATACCGGTGGTTGCCAAGGCCAGAGGAATGAACCCTCGGCAACTAAAAACAGTCGTTATGACGTTCGCACACGGTGGTATTCTTGGCCCCAAAGTCGTTAACGTCTTTGCCTTGAATAGGGCCCTTGATAAGGATCGCCATGCGCGATGA
- a CDS encoding tautomerase family protein translates to MPLLKFDLIEGRSEQEVKKLLDTAHQAMLDAFKVPARDRYQTVTQHRPGELIMQDTGLGYERSNNVVLLTMVSRPRTQQQKTTFYRLLAERLHAECSISPDDLMVSVVENTDADWSFGRGKAEFLTGDL, encoded by the coding sequence ATGCCGTTGCTGAAATTTGACCTTATCGAAGGCCGTAGCGAACAAGAAGTCAAAAAACTGCTCGATACTGCCCACCAAGCCATGCTGGATGCTTTTAAGGTGCCAGCGCGTGATCGCTACCAAACCGTAACCCAGCACCGCCCCGGCGAGCTGATTATGCAAGACACTGGCCTGGGTTATGAAAGGTCTAACAACGTGGTGCTGCTGACCATGGTGTCAAGGCCGCGCACCCAACAACAAAAGACCACTTTTTACCGGCTACTGGCCGAGCGGCTGCATGCTGAATGCAGCATCAGCCCTGACGATTTAATGGTGTCGGTGGTGGAAAACACCGACGCCGACTGGTCTTTTGGCCGCGGCAAAGCTGAGTTTTTAACCGGCGACCTCTAA
- the kdpB gene encoding potassium-transporting ATPase subunit KdpB, producing the protein MFDTVLAARAGADALRRFDPRALVAKPILFCLWLAAVLATLESLLGAKVSGVALLLAWQLTAWLWLTLWFANVAETLAEGRGKARADSLKAGMSDLKARKVTSLEDEQGQWVGANSLHKDDIVLVAAGETVPADGEVVKGIASVNEAAITGESAPVIRESGTDRSGVTGNTQVVSDQIWVRVTSEPGQSTLDRMIALVEGAKRQKTPNEQALDTLLVGLTLIFLLVVATLPWFLGYSHALVPRLYLIALFITLIPTTIGGLLSAIGIAGMDRLVKLNVIAKSGRAVEAAGDVRTLLLDKTGTITFGNRMADTFIPAPGQNMAGLMEAAMLASLGDSTPEGKSILTLAAKSQHQAQLADGDQVVPFTAETRLSGLDRAENHYRKGAVDAVLAQLKLTKVPAPLDEAVDNIARQGGTPLLVCCNQQLLGAIYLKDIIKPGIRARFKALRELGIRTVMITGDNPLTAAAIAAEAGVDDFVAQATPEKKLAYIRQEQQQGRLVAMCGDGANDAPALAQADVGLAMNEGTQAAKEAGNLVDLDSNPTKLLDVVRVGKQLLVTRGALTTFSIANDVAKYFAILPALFVAAYPQLGVLNLMHLGSPQSAILSAIIFNALVIVALVPLALKGVSLSGNTASLLRRNLLIYGLGGLVVPFVAIKLIDLVINGLGLV; encoded by the coding sequence ATGTTTGATACTGTCTTAGCTGCTCGCGCAGGCGCTGATGCGCTGCGCCGGTTTGACCCAAGGGCGTTGGTTGCTAAACCGATTTTGTTTTGTTTATGGCTAGCTGCGGTGCTGGCCACCCTAGAGTCGTTGCTGGGTGCTAAGGTTTCCGGGGTCGCGCTCCTGCTGGCTTGGCAACTTACCGCCTGGCTTTGGTTAACGTTGTGGTTTGCCAATGTGGCTGAAACCCTGGCCGAAGGCCGGGGTAAAGCCAGAGCCGACAGTCTAAAGGCCGGAATGAGCGACCTTAAAGCCCGTAAGGTCACGAGCCTTGAAGATGAGCAAGGCCAGTGGGTAGGGGCCAACAGCCTGCATAAAGACGACATAGTGCTGGTGGCGGCTGGGGAAACTGTTCCTGCGGACGGTGAAGTGGTTAAAGGCATTGCCTCGGTTAACGAGGCGGCCATTACCGGCGAGTCAGCACCGGTTATCCGCGAGTCAGGTACCGACCGTAGCGGTGTAACCGGTAATACCCAAGTGGTCTCTGATCAAATCTGGGTGCGCGTTACTAGCGAACCTGGCCAAAGTACCCTCGATAGAATGATCGCCTTAGTTGAAGGGGCCAAACGCCAGAAAACCCCCAATGAACAGGCGCTCGACACTCTGTTGGTTGGTCTGACATTGATCTTCTTGCTGGTGGTGGCAACCTTGCCCTGGTTCCTTGGTTACAGCCATGCGCTGGTTCCAAGGCTCTATCTTATCGCCCTGTTTATTACCTTAATTCCAACCACCATTGGCGGCTTGCTCTCGGCAATTGGCATTGCCGGTATGGACCGGCTGGTTAAGCTCAACGTGATTGCTAAATCGGGACGCGCAGTGGAAGCAGCAGGTGATGTGCGCACGCTGCTGCTAGATAAAACCGGCACCATTACCTTTGGTAATCGTATGGCCGATACCTTTATCCCTGCTCCAGGGCAAAATATGGCTGGCCTGATGGAGGCTGCAATGTTGGCATCTTTGGGTGACAGTACCCCAGAGGGCAAATCCATTCTTACCCTTGCTGCCAAAAGCCAACATCAGGCGCAGCTTGCTGACGGTGATCAGGTGGTTCCTTTTACTGCTGAGACTCGGCTAAGTGGCCTTGACCGGGCAGAAAATCACTATCGTAAGGGGGCGGTGGATGCGGTATTGGCGCAGCTTAAGTTAACCAAGGTTCCAGCGCCGTTGGATGAGGCCGTGGACAACATTGCCCGCCAAGGGGGAACACCGCTACTGGTCTGTTGCAATCAACAGCTGCTTGGCGCCATTTATCTTAAAGACATCATCAAACCCGGAATTCGTGCCCGTTTTAAAGCTCTGCGTGAGCTTGGGATCCGTACCGTGATGATCACCGGTGATAACCCGCTTACCGCGGCGGCCATTGCGGCGGAAGCCGGGGTTGATGACTTTGTTGCCCAGGCCACACCAGAGAAAAAATTAGCCTACATTCGCCAAGAACAGCAGCAGGGACGCCTGGTAGCGATGTGTGGCGATGGTGCCAATGACGCCCCGGCGTTGGCTCAGGCAGATGTAGGGTTAGCCATGAATGAAGGTACCCAGGCTGCCAAGGAGGCCGGAAACTTGGTGGATCTGGATTCCAATCCCACCAAGTTATTGGATGTGGTGCGGGTCGGTAAGCAATTACTTGTTACCCGAGGCGCCCTGACTACCTTCTCTATTGCCAACGATGTGGCCAAATACTTTGCCATCCTCCCGGCACTGTTTGTGGCGGCTTATCCGCAGCTGGGCGTGTTAAACCTGATGCATTTAGGCAGCCCGCAAAGCGCGATCTTGTCGGCCATTATTTTTAACGCTTTGGTGATCGTCGCCCTGGTACCACTGGCGTTAAAAGGGGTTAGCCTTAGCGGTAATACCGCTTCGTTGCTTAGGCGTAATCTCCTCATTTATGGCCTGGGTGGGCTAGTCGTGCCCTTTGTCGCCATTAAGCTTATTGACCTTGTCATCAACGGCCTTGGCTTGGTGTAG
- a CDS encoding MalY/PatB family protein yields the protein MPDTIALTDPRFDTLIDRSNSHSVKWAKALLSPAAQAADPLPMWVADMDFRAPQPVIDALHEAVEYGVFGYPAGASASYQQAVTDWQAKRFGWQVDKKWLLPSPGIITALKASVQAFSAPGDTVLIQPPVYGHFHGDVLLNGRQLTYAPLTRTETGYRFDAERFEAAIKDNTRLFILSNPHNPTGNVWSEEDLMAMGEICLRHNVLVVSDEIHQDLIINPAKKHRPFAAVDPRFAQISITCTAPSKTFNLPGLQNANLFIANPQLRGALARQFERNMAPFVNTLGMVAAEAAYRHGEPWLDALLGYLRANHQHFANTINGANIGVKVLPADALYLAWMDCRGLGLDADDLQQFMLTQARVWLDSGQKFGAEGHGYMRVNLGCPRTLVTEAANRIIAAVQSRY from the coding sequence ATGCCTGACACCATTGCCTTAACCGACCCCCGCTTTGACACCCTGATTGACCGCAGCAATAGCCATTCGGTGAAATGGGCAAAAGCGCTGTTATCACCAGCCGCCCAGGCCGCAGACCCTTTGCCTATGTGGGTGGCTGATATGGATTTTCGGGCGCCGCAACCGGTGATTGATGCCCTGCATGAGGCGGTGGAATATGGGGTTTTTGGTTACCCTGCCGGGGCCAGTGCCAGCTATCAGCAGGCCGTAACCGACTGGCAGGCAAAACGTTTTGGCTGGCAGGTCGACAAAAAATGGCTGCTGCCCTCCCCCGGCATTATTACAGCGCTTAAAGCGTCGGTGCAGGCCTTTAGCGCCCCTGGCGATACGGTGCTTATTCAGCCGCCGGTGTATGGGCATTTTCATGGCGATGTATTGCTAAACGGCCGCCAACTCACCTATGCGCCATTAACGCGCACCGAGACGGGTTACCGCTTTGACGCCGAGCGCTTTGAAGCGGCCATAAAAGACAACACCCGGCTTTTTATCCTCAGTAACCCCCATAACCCCACCGGTAATGTCTGGTCTGAAGAAGATCTCATGGCGATGGGCGAAATTTGCCTGCGCCACAATGTGCTGGTGGTAAGCGATGAAATTCACCAAGATCTCATTATTAACCCGGCTAAAAAACACCGCCCCTTTGCCGCGGTTGACCCACGTTTTGCCCAAATCAGCATTACCTGCACCGCACCCAGTAAAACCTTTAATTTGCCCGGCCTGCAAAACGCTAACCTGTTTATTGCTAACCCGCAGCTACGCGGGGCGCTGGCGCGCCAGTTCGAGCGTAACATGGCGCCTTTTGTTAACACCCTCGGCATGGTGGCAGCCGAAGCCGCTTATCGCCATGGCGAGCCCTGGTTAGACGCATTACTGGGTTATTTACGCGCTAACCACCAGCACTTCGCCAATACCATTAATGGGGCCAACATCGGCGTTAAGGTCTTGCCTGCCGACGCCCTGTATTTGGCCTGGATGGATTGTCGCGGCCTGGGTTTAGACGCCGATGACCTGCAGCAATTTATGCTTACTCAAGCGAGGGTATGGCTAGACTCTGGCCAAAAATTTGGGGCCGAGGGCCATGGCTATATGCGCGTAAACCTTGGCTGCCCACGCACCTTGGTAACAGAAGCGGCAAACCGCATTATTGCGGCGGTACAGTCGCGCTATTGA
- a CDS encoding DUF4031 domain-containing protein, whose amino-acid sequence MAVYVDNMKAPFHGMLMCHMLADSEAELHAMADKIGMQRRWHQHPGTHKSHYDLNEEKRALAVQLGAVEITLKEAGRIIWQRKKAATAIYS is encoded by the coding sequence TTGGCGGTTTACGTAGACAATATGAAGGCTCCCTTCCACGGCATGCTGATGTGCCACATGCTGGCCGACTCTGAGGCAGAATTGCATGCCATGGCCGATAAAATTGGCATGCAGCGCCGCTGGCACCAACACCCTGGCACCCATAAAAGTCATTACGATCTTAATGAAGAAAAACGCGCCCTGGCGGTGCAACTGGGGGCGGTAGAAATCACCTTAAAAGAAGCAGGCCGCATCATCTGGCAACGTAAAAAAGCGGCCACCGCCATCTACAGCTAA
- a CDS encoding response regulator — protein sequence MTQILVVDDEMAIRRFLRLSLKAEGYEVVEADTVNSALAACQRLQPDLVVLDLGLPDGDGSQVLSAIRQQHSWPVLVLSVRESEQEKVRLLDAGANDYMTKPFGIQEFMARIRVLLRQQPGSTQAGVLRIDKCALRLDTQSHQLWLADQQVNLSKKEFALLAMLLRHAGQVLIQSQLLTEIWGPTHKEDSHYLRIVVANLRKKLADDPLNPKLIETLPGIGYRFIGG from the coding sequence ATGACCCAAATTCTGGTAGTCGATGACGAAATGGCGATCCGCCGATTTTTGCGTCTAAGCCTTAAGGCAGAAGGCTATGAGGTGGTGGAAGCTGACACTGTTAATAGCGCCTTGGCCGCTTGCCAACGTTTGCAGCCTGACTTGGTGGTGTTAGACCTGGGCTTACCCGATGGTGATGGTAGCCAGGTACTCAGCGCTATTCGCCAGCAACATAGCTGGCCGGTTTTGGTGTTGTCGGTAAGAGAATCGGAGCAGGAAAAAGTGCGCCTACTTGATGCCGGTGCCAATGACTACATGACCAAACCCTTTGGTATTCAGGAGTTTATGGCAAGAATTAGGGTGCTGCTTCGCCAGCAACCCGGTTCCACCCAAGCCGGCGTGCTACGCATTGATAAATGTGCGCTGCGGCTGGATACCCAAAGCCACCAGCTGTGGCTGGCAGACCAGCAAGTGAATCTGTCAAAGAAGGAATTTGCACTGCTGGCCATGCTGCTGCGTCACGCGGGCCAAGTGTTGATCCAAAGCCAGTTACTAACCGAGATCTGGGGCCCAACCCATAAAGAAGACAGTCATTATCTGCGAATTGTGGTGGCCAACCTTCGCAAAAAGTTGGCTGACGATCCGCTTAATCCCAAGCTTATTGAAACGTTGCCGGGCATTGGTTATCGCTTTATTGGTGGTTAA